ATTCagattttttaatctatttattcaatttttttattagaattaacATTGGTTGTCATATAATCAATTTATAAGTTGCAGTCACAGATTCTGTGGCTGCATAAGGAGTTGCGGTTCAAGACATTAGCATCTCTTTCACCACTGTTGCAGCCTATTTTATACGATTCCTCTAAAATTGATCATATCTGGAATCCCATAACAACTGACTTATTTGCTACTGCATTCAAGAAAATTTAGTGTAATATATTCGACAGGACTATGATCTTTTCATTCTTTACAAGAAACGGGAGCCAACATTGGTTACTGGCTATAAATATGCAACTTCTGACCTGCTGTTAAATCTCAACCTGAAGGAAAAGAATGGAAAGAACAGTCTTCAATATGCGTTTTTTACTGCTTATATTTTTTAGCCCCGTCAGTTTGGCCTGCAAGTTCAAGTTCAGCTCATGAGAagtttttgcaatgtttttcaTCTCGTATACAGCCTTCCAATCCAGTTTCAGAAGTTATCCTTACCAAAAATAGCTCCGATTACTCGTCTGTTCtccggtcatccattcgaaACTACAGATTCTTGAACACTTCAATTGTGAAACCTCAATTTATCATCACTCCATTTGATGAGTCTCACATTGAAGCAGCCATTGTTTGTGCCAAGGAATATGGCATGCAAATAAGAGTCCGGAGTGGAGGTCACGACTACGAGGGCCTGTCTTTTGAGTCTTATCAAGAATTTGTACTTGTTGATCTAGCTAAACTTAGCAAActgtttttaatatcaaaaggaCCTTGTAGCAAGGTGCAAGCAATCTTCTTCAGAAGTGGCAAAGCATTGGACATAAGTTCCATGAAGACCTTTTCCTCCATGCTGCCATAGAAGTTGCTACCTCTAGCCCCAATGGCAACAAGACTATTCGAGTTTCGTTTGTGTCGTTGTTTCTGGGAAGGGCTGAAGAACTTCTACCAATGATGCAAGATAGCTTTCCTGAGTTGGGCTTAATGCGTGAAAACTGCAGCGAAATGAGTTGGATCCAATCTGTCCTCTACTTTGGTGGTTTCTCACCAAGAGACTCCTTAGATGTTCTGCTTAGCCGGACAGCTCAATTTAAAGGATTCTTCAAAGGAAATCGGATTACGTGAAGGAGCCTATTTCAGAAACTGGTTTGGAAGGGTTGTACAGAAGGCTCCTTGAAGAGGAGGCATCAATGTTGATCCTGACACCTTATGGAGGAAGAATGAGTGAGATGTCGGACTCGGAGATACCTTTTCCCCATAGAAGtggaaatattttcaaaatccaGTACCTTATAACTTGGGATGTGGCGGGGGAAACAGAGAGACATCTAAAATGGATGAGAAGACTGTATGCCTACATGGCCCCCTATGTTTCAAACTCGCCAAGAGCTGCCTATCTCAACTATAGAGATCTTGATCTGGGAAGGAATAATAATGGAAATACCAGCTTTGCAAAGGCAAGTGTTTGGGGCCTGAAATATTTTAAGAACAACTTTAAGAGGCTAGTGCAGGTTAAGACCGCAACAGATCCTTCCAATTTCTTCAGGAATGAATAAAGCATTCCTGTGCTTCCATcatgggggcaaagaaagatgAACCTGATATAAATTTACCAGGATTTTGTGTAACAGCagaataaatatttgtaatggTCAAAAACCTCGAAGAACCACCAAATCTAAATCTATTTTTTGCTTCCAGTTGTAGTTTTGCCCTTTGAGCTAGAATTCTGTAATGGCCTGTTTTCAGCTTCCCAATTTAGGGTTAGGCTTAAGATTTTGCAAGTCCTTGTGCACAATTGGGCCTCTTTTAATATGCCTTAAAGAAAACATCCCAGGCTTTCTGCTAGATCCACAGCCGAAGTACAGAGTTTGGACTGGACCACCTGAAAGCCTATATTCCTTTGTTCAAGTTACTTgaacaagagttcttggcaGAAAACCACCTTGGTAGCCATAGCTCACAGGACTGAATGCATTTACATACGATCTTATCTGCAATATTTCTTTGCTTGATTTGTCAAACAAGTGCATGAAATTcaagaaactaaaaacaattcttAACCAAAAACATTCATCAACCAAGAGCAGCAGAGTCAACTAAAATCCCATTGAAAAAGGCTGCTGTCTCAGACTCTTAGCTCGTATTTTCTAACCATTCTGAAATTCCTCGCCTACTTGAATTGGACAGACAAAACTTTGAAATTCAGAAATAAACCATGTGATTGCTTTATTTTTCTACTATTCAACTTCAGTTTTCAATCACTATCTGAATGCTACATGTTCCACTATTTATTGCATCAAATCAGGGACAATTACTGGGTACAACGATAAGAGTTTCAGTTTATTTCTCTCCTAGAGTGTGACATTTCatggaaatatatcaaaaatgcCCCCCCCATGATTCCTTTTGGTGAGATATCTCATGATGGATTCACAGAACTTCGTATAAGTACTGCAATCTGCAGTTCAGACGACTGCATTTCACTATCTTGACTgctactgttaaaaaaaaaaatagagagttgGTGAATATGATTGCTGGggtttcaagaaagaaaaatatgataaaatatatattttccaaaGACCTtgtgaggggaaaaaaatattgtagaaACAAGGAAAACGATATTGGTGAAAGATCTTACATGCAAGGATCCTCTCTTCCCCAAGAATTCGGCCCACAATACATGAAGACTAATTCAAAGTTGAAAAGGGAAATGGATGCTAACTTCAACGCACCACTAAAGCTCCAAAATGGACTTCTTCCACAATGacctttttttagttttcccaTTGTTTAGGCTCCTCCTCTAGCGATAGCTAATCAAGCTAAGTGCTTTGTTAAATTCTCCGATCCTTTACACATTAGATTTGCCAAACCCGTGACAGTATGACTGCAGATGTGACATGGGAACTGGGCTAGGAGAACTAAACAATTTCTTTtgtatctattttcttttttattaagtaaTTAAGAAACTAACATTAATAGTTGATAGTTGAACAGAGATGGAATTCAAATTTCTTTGACAAATTAATTAGGACATCAACGCTAATAATTAGGACATAAACGCTAAGATTGTCTTTCGGATTCGAGACGAACAGATTCGTCAACGCTACagatagaaaaagaaacatgtttgattaaagagataaatacaaaatcataaaataaataattatttggaaCAGTTATTGCATCTTTAGCATCCATACTCTATATACCAGCTTATTATGACGTCTTTTTTTTGCTACAACTTGGTAAACCCAACGTAATCCAGGAGAAAAATTTAGTGAAAAGGATaaatacaaaatcataaaataaataaatatttggaaCAGTTATTGTATCTTTAGCATGCACACTCGATATACAATCTTATTATAATGTCTCTTTTTTGGGCTACAACTTGGTAAACCCAACGTAATCCGGGAGAAAAAACTTCTGAAGCGCACCATTGTATGCTCTTTGACAGCGTTATCTTGCTCGGCGAACATTCTTCTTAGTGGAATGGAAGCTATCAGCACTGAGAATTACAAGTAAAATAAGCAATCCACTGAGCATATACACAGCTCCTCGTATGTATCCGAAGTAGTGGCCATGATTTAAAGAGATCGAGCTTAGAAAAATATTCATCCTTGTAAAATTAATATAGGGTTGAATAAATGCACATACCGAGATGTTAGACTTTAAGTATAAAGAGTTTTGAACATTGACCACTAAATGCAATGGAAAGTGGCACACCAACCCTAGGGTGAAGTTATGGTGCGGTGTATTTCCCTGTATTTAATGCTTCCTGATAGGTAGTTTGAGTTGAAATATTTGACGCTCATTAATCACAAAGGTTGgcgagggattttttttttttttttggagattaaacaatgatttattttttgtttttttgtgcttGTATTAAATGTATTTGATAACATGGTGTAGAGTATCTTTATAATATGGTGTAGAGTATTtcatattagcatattaaaattataaataaatgtctaaaaaacataagtttaatgtttttagatgaaaTAAAGTTTGAAAACCACGTTAAACGGTGAAAACAAACCGACAATTAATTAAAACCTAGCTAGCTAGTGCAATTAATATATGCCTCTAGCCCTAAAATAATCATCATTACTTCTAATATTAGAAGAATTATTGGAGTTGAGAGttcttatcaaataaatgaatcTAGCCCTAAAATTCCATTTCTGTGATTATATTTATgagaaatttgacaaaaaccCATGGTAGATGTTGCCATTTTTTCAGAACTCAACCTAATTTTCTATAAGTGAATCAACATGTGATTTATTGATACTTCATTGATCTATTTGTGTCAGAACCCCTCACGTCTTATAAACTCTTAAtgatattaagaataattttttaaaaaaataatattattttaaaaatcaacttcgTCTTCCTACCACCTATAGAGAAGCTCGGAAGGAGCCGGGAGTAGACTAATTAAGCGTCGGCAATCTCCTTGTGAATGCACAGTTAAACAAATGGAAAGATAGCTTTGAAAAATCTGAATAAGAATGAAGGCAGATGATCCTGTTCCTATGAACATGGAACATATCTGTTCCTTTCAGCAAGGGAGACCAGATCTTCAATTTTCTAATCATGTCATTATCATCTTGATTGATGCTCCCATTTCTGATCAATTACTTCTTCAAGATCGTAATTTTTCAATgccctatgatttttttttctcttgggtCACgccattttttttaactgttatatgtgcggtttttttttttaaattattttttattattttaatgtattatattaaaaataattttttaaaaatatattattttaatatattttaaaataaaaatttattattttatactttcaaataagcaataaaatttaaattttggtaactcataaaaaaattgttttttttttcactcagaTGTGTCATTCACTCATGAATGAGTGAAATTGCTAGGGATATTAGAATTTATTTGACAGTgtagttatggttgttttttttcaaataatttttcgtattaaaatacatgctaatgatttttttttat
This is a stretch of genomic DNA from Populus alba chromosome 11, ASM523922v2, whole genome shotgun sequence. It encodes these proteins:
- the LOC118040831 gene encoding tetrahydroberberine oxidase-like: MAFLEADQSSGLVAGIYTGFLNTSIVKPQFIITPFDESHIEAAIVCAKEYGMQIRVRSGGHDYEGLSFESYQEFQGASNLLQKWQSIGHKFHEDLFLHAAIEVATSSPNGNKTIRVSFVSLFLGRAEELLPMMILQRKSDYVKEPISETGLEGLYRRLLEEEASMLILTPYGGRMSEMSDSEIPFPHRSGNIFKIQYLITWDVAGETERHLKWMRRLYAYMAPYVSNSPRAAYLNYRDLDLGRNNNGNTSFAKASVWGLKYFKNNFKRLVQVKTATDPSNFFRNE